The following proteins come from a genomic window of Desulfurellaceae bacterium:
- a CDS encoding CoA transferase gives MPDGALTGLKIVELSERVTGPFCTKVMADLGAEVIKIEKPGRGDVARTRGPFPGDEPHPDRSALFLYLNTNKIGITLDITQPQGTALFRDLVKDADILVETQTPGFLDDLGLGYASLHQLAPQLIVTSISPFGQTGPYHQYKAYNLNNFHAGVVGYETPFNYVTDPENEPPVKAGGQQADLLSGWTAASATMSAVFLREQTGEGQHVDISEVEAVAHMVRPNTALYTHEPPDGPNRSRFLRRTKWGLAYVFPCKDGHIALLALTDQHWESLKVLMGRPEWADSELFATLMSRFQNLDALEVSVAAWIAEQKRDELAREGQELHIPVFPVRDMREVVESSQFRDREFFIDIDHPATGPITYPGAPFKFSATPWQVRSPAPQLGQHNNRVYGERLGLSAQQLEQLHTDGVI, from the coding sequence TCATGGCTGACCTGGGGGCGGAGGTGATCAAGATTGAGAAGCCGGGCCGTGGCGATGTCGCCCGCACGCGTGGCCCGTTTCCCGGCGATGAGCCGCACCCCGACCGCAGTGCCCTGTTTCTGTACCTGAACACCAATAAAATCGGCATTACGCTGGATATCACCCAGCCGCAGGGAACGGCCCTGTTTCGGGATCTGGTGAAAGACGCCGATATCCTGGTCGAAACCCAAACCCCCGGTTTTCTGGACGATCTGGGGCTGGGCTATGCGAGTCTCCACCAGCTGGCGCCCCAACTGATTGTGACCTCGATTTCTCCGTTCGGGCAAACCGGTCCTTACCATCAGTACAAGGCGTATAATCTCAATAACTTTCATGCCGGTGTGGTCGGGTATGAGACGCCGTTCAACTATGTGACCGATCCTGAGAACGAACCGCCGGTCAAAGCCGGCGGTCAGCAGGCGGACCTGCTGAGCGGCTGGACTGCGGCGTCGGCGACGATGAGCGCGGTGTTTCTGCGCGAGCAGACCGGGGAAGGACAGCACGTTGATATCTCCGAGGTCGAGGCGGTCGCCCACATGGTTCGTCCCAATACCGCGCTGTATACGCACGAGCCGCCGGACGGTCCCAACCGCAGTCGGTTTCTGCGGCGGACGAAGTGGGGCCTGGCCTATGTCTTTCCGTGTAAAGACGGTCATATTGCGCTGTTGGCGCTGACCGATCAGCACTGGGAGAGCCTCAAGGTGCTGATGGGTCGGCCCGAATGGGCGGACAGCGAGCTGTTTGCGACCCTGATGAGTCGCTTTCAGAATCTCGATGCGCTGGAAGTGTCGGTCGCCGCCTGGATTGCCGAGCAGAAACGTGATGAGCTGGCCCGGGAAGGACAGGAGCTGCATATTCCGGTTTTTCCGGTGCGCGACATGCGAGAGGTCGTCGAGTCCAGCCAGTTCCGGGACCGCGAATTTTTTATTGATATTGACCACCCGGCAACCGGACCGATCACGTATCCCGGTGCCCCGTTTAAATTTTCAGCCACCCCGTGGCAGGTTCGCTCCCCCGCACCCCAGCTCGGCCAGCACAATAACCGGGTGTATGGCGAGCGGCTGGGCTTGAGTGCGCAGCAGTTGGAGCAGCTCCACACAGATGGGGTGATCTGA
- a CDS encoding CoA transferase, whose product MPLPLEGIRVADFGWILAAPQCTAWLGAMGAEVIRIESHQRVDIIRFLGQDPRKEITPNGSPLFSGLNFSKKSITLNLSHPRGIALAKELIKHSDIVVENFTGGVMKRWGLGYDDLRQLKSDIIMVSGTPVGQSGPDSHCVGWGPITQASAGICHLTGYEDGPPSSLGGSWPDYMVGVAMSYAVQAALFCRKRTGKGQYIDLAMAEVVTSMLPDAVMDYTMNRRDQGRIGNHDTLMAPHNVYRAKGDDSWVTIVVETEQEWRSLCGAVGHPEWIEDERFQDQKSRKAHERELDDFLTAWTRERTNTDIMHQLQKVGVAATPVFDTESLLNDPQFQTRDFLVSPPHPETGGHPVSGIPGIYSGFEPQYGQAPCLGQDTESVCCDLLGLSREEVARLQDEKV is encoded by the coding sequence ATGCCATTACCACTCGAAGGGATTCGCGTTGCCGATTTTGGCTGGATTCTGGCCGCACCGCAGTGCACCGCGTGGCTGGGAGCGATGGGTGCCGAGGTCATTCGGATTGAATCTCACCAGCGCGTAGACATCATTCGCTTTCTGGGCCAAGACCCCCGCAAAGAGATTACGCCGAACGGCTCCCCGCTATTCAGCGGGCTCAATTTCAGTAAAAAAAGCATCACCCTCAACTTGAGTCATCCACGCGGTATCGCCCTGGCCAAGGAGCTGATCAAACACAGCGATATCGTTGTGGAGAATTTTACCGGCGGGGTGATGAAACGCTGGGGCCTGGGCTATGACGACCTGCGCCAGCTCAAGTCCGACATCATCATGGTATCGGGGACGCCCGTCGGCCAGTCTGGTCCGGATAGTCACTGTGTGGGCTGGGGACCGATTACCCAAGCCTCAGCCGGGATTTGTCACCTGACCGGCTATGAGGATGGACCGCCGAGCAGTTTGGGCGGCTCCTGGCCGGACTACATGGTCGGGGTGGCCATGTCCTACGCTGTACAGGCGGCGCTGTTCTGCAGGAAACGGACCGGCAAAGGCCAGTATATCGATCTGGCTATGGCCGAGGTGGTGACCTCGATGCTGCCCGACGCGGTCATGGACTACACCATGAACAGGCGCGATCAAGGCCGGATCGGCAACCACGACACACTCATGGCCCCGCATAATGTGTATCGCGCCAAAGGCGACGACAGCTGGGTCACGATTGTTGTCGAGACCGAACAAGAGTGGCGCAGCTTATGTGGAGCGGTGGGCCATCCCGAGTGGATTGAAGACGAGCGGTTTCAGGATCAAAAAAGCCGCAAGGCCCATGAGCGCGAGCTTGACGACTTCCTGACGGCGTGGACACGCGAGCGCACCAATACCGATATCATGCACCAGCTCCAAAAGGTCGGGGTGGCGGCCACACCGGTCTTTGATACCGAGAGCCTGCTCAACGACCCCCAGTTTCAAACCCGCGACTTTCTGGTCTCGCCCCCCCATCCTGAGACCGGTGGGCATCCGGTCTCGGGCATCCCCGGCATCTACAGCGGCTTTGAACCCCAGTATGGCCAGGCGCCGTGCCTGGGCCAGGACACCGAGTCGGTGTGCTGTGACCTGCTGGGACTGTCCCGGGAAGAGGTCGCTCGGCTGCAAGACGAGAAAGT
- a CDS encoding MFS transporter has protein sequence LAIFATMLGNGVVMPFIPLYSQQFGAEGFTIGVLFGSHSASRTFLLPFIGRASDRRGRKEFLLWGLALYAVSSVAFLLADSLFVLTLVMALQGVATAMVQPISMAYVGDLTPKGQEGRYSGYINTAFLGGVAGGPVLGGVVRDLYNMQASFILLGILSLLALILLWLFLPEVHHEKNTRTTTHLPLREIFSCYPLVGMSVFRLSYAAANAAIWVFVPLLAAQLLALSTSQIGLLISLNVLVSTVMQAPCGRLADRVANKITLIVIGGLISAVSLALFPLATTYWHLVVLNLLVGAAFGLAYPAHMAVAMENAKGFGMGTVMSLLLTVHSFAMTVGPMLFGLVIDLYSLNGVFYSGGLFGLLVTIAC, from the coding sequence CTGGCCATTTTCGCCACCATGCTGGGCAACGGGGTGGTCATGCCGTTCATCCCGCTGTATTCCCAGCAGTTCGGGGCCGAGGGCTTCACCATCGGCGTTCTGTTTGGCTCGCATTCGGCCTCGCGCACTTTTTTGCTGCCCTTTATCGGTCGCGCCTCCGACCGGCGCGGTAGAAAGGAGTTTCTGCTGTGGGGTCTGGCCTTGTATGCCGTCTCATCGGTCGCCTTTCTGCTGGCCGATAGCCTGTTTGTCCTGACCCTGGTCATGGCTCTCCAGGGCGTGGCGACGGCCATGGTCCAGCCCATCTCCATGGCCTATGTCGGCGACCTGACGCCCAAGGGTCAGGAGGGCAGGTATAGTGGCTATATCAATACGGCTTTTCTGGGCGGCGTGGCGGGCGGGCCGGTGCTGGGTGGCGTGGTCAGAGACCTGTATAACATGCAGGCCAGCTTCATTCTGCTGGGCATCCTGAGCCTGTTGGCGCTGATCCTGCTGTGGTTGTTCCTGCCCGAAGTCCACCATGAAAAGAACACCCGGACCACCACGCATCTCCCCTTGCGTGAGATCTTTTCGTGTTATCCGCTGGTCGGCATGTCGGTCTTTCGTCTCAGCTATGCGGCGGCGAATGCGGCCATTTGGGTCTTCGTGCCCCTGTTGGCCGCCCAGCTGTTGGCGCTCAGTACCTCCCAGATCGGTCTGCTGATTTCGCTCAATGTGCTGGTCAGCACAGTCATGCAGGCGCCGTGCGGACGGCTGGCCGACCGGGTCGCGAATAAAATCACGCTGATCGTGATCGGTGGACTGATCAGCGCGGTGTCGCTGGCCCTGTTTCCGCTTGCAACGACCTATTGGCATCTGGTGGTGCTCAATCTGCTCGTCGGTGCCGCGTTTGGCCTAGCCTATCCGGCCCATATGGCGGTGGCCATGGAGAACGCCAAGGGCTTTGGCATGGGGACGGTGATGAGCCTGCTGCTGACGGTCCACAGCTTTGCGATGACAGTCGGGCCGATGCTGTTCGGCTTGGTCATCGATCTCTACAGCCTGAACGGCGTGTTCTACAGCGGCGGCCTGTTCGGCCTGCTGGTGACGATTGCCTGTT